In a single window of the Zea mays cultivar B73 chromosome 5, Zm-B73-REFERENCE-NAM-5.0, whole genome shotgun sequence genome:
- the LOC100286051 gene encoding ATFP4, giving the protein MAKQKIVIKVPMASDKSRSKAMALVAAAGGVNSVAIAGDGKDQVVVVGEGVDSIKLTTILRKKMGDAQLVEVAEDKKKEEKKPDPVAEAAAAYYNQYYYHYPPPAAVVYDPYPRPGNTCSIM; this is encoded by the exons ATGGCCAAG CAAAAGATCGTGATCAAGGTGCCGATGGCGAGCGACAAGTCCCGGTCCAAGGCAATGGCGCTGGTGGCAGCCGCGGGCGGGGTCAACTCCGTGGCCATCGCCGGCGACGGCAAGGACCAGGTGGTCGTCGTTGGCGAGGGCGTCGACTCCATCAAGCTCACCACCATCCTGCGCAAGAAGATGGGCGACGCGCAGCTCGTCGAGGTCGCCGAGGACAAGAAGAAGGAGGAGAAGAAGCCCGAccccgtcgccgaagctgcggcggcGTACTACAACCAGTACTACTACCACTACCCACCGCCGGCCGCCGTCGTTTACGACCCCTACCCACGGCCGGGCAACACCTGCTCCATAATGTAG